Below is a genomic region from Nilaparvata lugens isolate BPH chromosome 3, ASM1435652v1, whole genome shotgun sequence.
AATTAcaaaactaaaaggaaaaataatgtttatgtgagaaataaaatgaaaaaaagcaaaatttttagaaaaaagaaattaaaatgagtaaatgaatacctatatataaaatagaaaattattgatggaaaataattagattctaaaagaaaaaaatatttgagaatagtctcttaaaaaggattgataaaaaaatgaattaataatattcataatatctagATTGTAATAAGGTcttcactataatttattctattttcaattatccaagtttttgtttttgcttttaATATATTAACCAGTACCATTTCCTTGATGTCCATTGGCAGCCTGTTGTAAATCTTCGGTCCTAAGTATGTGACTGTTCTCTGGGCGGCAGTTGTTGTCATCCTGGGGACTGCTAGATCAATATTCCTTCTTCGCGTGCTGTGGGTGTGGTCCATGTTGAGAAAGAACTGCGGGTTTTTCCTGATGAATGTGAGTAATTTGTGAATGTAAATTTGTCGGATGCTCAGTAGTTGGAGCTCTTCATATAGAGAATCTGAAGGGTAGAGTGGATGTTTCTGTCCCATTATTCTGAGGATGAGTTTCTGGACTTTAAAAACAGGATTGATATGGCAGAAATACGTAGCTTCCCATGCCAGGATTCCATATCTTGCTATTGACTCTACCGTGATATACAATTTTTAACGTATCCAGTGTGAGTATCTGTCGGAGTTGAATGAAACTGTAAACCAGTTTCCTGAGTTTTGTTGTTTGCTGTATGATGTGTTTGTCCCACCAAAGTAAGTCGtctattataactcctaaatattttatattatctgttCGTTCTACTGATGGACAATTGCAGTCTATGCGATTTATTTTGCAGTGATGTAACTTGATTGTATTTCGTACAGGTTTTTTGGAGTCCGTCAGTGAAAATGCTAgaaatttagtttttgatgaatTGAGAGTCAGGATATTACTGTGGAGCCAAAGTGTAATTTTTTCCATGCCTAATTCAGCGGTTATGAAAGTCTCGTTCCAGTTGTTGCCTTGAAATATCACAGCTGTGTCGTCGGCAAAGACAATAATCTTGCCACCAATGTCGAGTGAGCACAACTCATTGGCAAAGATGAGGTACAGTATCGgaccaagaactgttccttgtggcacgCCGAATTTTACAGGAAGGCCTTCTTCTGCACTCAGATTTTTCCCTATTCTCACTCTCTTTTTGCGAATggttgagaaatgagaaaaaacaatgaatacatttcatataagtttaattttgcaatacttgtttatatacaatattttttgtttttccactGTCTGCGTAAATATAAAGACTATCTGGTTTGCCGACTCGGGAACACGCAACATACAGTTGTCCATGTGAAAAGCAATCCACATCTAAATCTAGACCACACAATTCTAAAGATTGACCTTGAGCTTTGTTGATTGTGATTGCAAATGCCAATCGAATTGGGAATTGCAatcttttaaattgaaatggtGTATCGGTCGGGATCGTGGGTATTCGAGGAATGAGGACATCTTCACCTTTGAAAGGCCCTGTTAAAATCGTTGCTTCCActacattattcattaatcTCTTAACTGCAAGTCGCGTGCCGTTGCAGAGTTTTGGCTGATTAATATTCCGCAAGAGGATAATTGGCACACctactttcaatttcaatatgtgTGGTGGTATCCCTGGCAGATCAAGTGAGTTTAGAAATTCTGTTGGATAATTAACTACTTCATCAGCTTCCACAACAGTGTCTATCGACTTATATGTAGTTTCATCACTTTGAATACTGGATTGTATAACATTATTAAGTTGATAGACATCTTTATTCTTTGCGGCAAGGATAGCTCGTTCACTGAGCCAATCATGATTTCTATGATTTATCTGAATGTCAGGAAATACTTTTTCGATCAgttcttcttttgatgtaactaaattacaaaaattatcgGGAAGTGATATTTGTCTAGACGTCTCATCGACTGGCAGCTGACCGTTTCCAATTTCCAGTAACTGTCGTGAGAATACCTCAGCTGATGGATCATTCTGCAACTGGACACGCATATTCGTAGTCAACTCCAATGTATGTACGTGCCGCCATAGTGTTGAATATTTCAGGCAATTTCGTCTGCTGGTGTCGATCGAGAAATTACAGGCAATGTTTGCCTAAAATCTCCTGCGAGCAATATCAATGCATTCCCGAATGGTTGAACGTTTCCACGCAAGTCTCGTAATGATCGATCAAGAGCTTCGAGCGATTTTTTATGTGCCATTGTGCATTCATCCCAAACAATTagtttacatttttgtaatactTTTCCCATACCGGAtgctttagaaatattgcacgtAGGAGTCTCAATGATTTGCATGTTTAATGGCAACTTTAGAGCTGAATGCGCAGTTCTTCCACCTGGTAACAATGTTGCAGCTATTCCAGACGAAGCAAGAGCTAAGGCTATATCACTTTTTGATCGAACCGTTGCTAGAATCAATCTAATGAGGAATGTTTTCCCAGTTCCTCCTGGCGCATCCAAGAAGAAGGTCCCCCCAACTCCGTCATTTATCATTTGCATTATGCGATCATAAATGCCTTTCTGTTCCCACGTTAATTTGGGAATGTTCGATTGGACATATGCCTGAAGATCATTAATGTTGTAACTCTGTTCACGGCGTAAATCTACATCAAATGCAGCAGTCGCAGTTCGGGTTGGTGCTGGCATTCCTAATTGACTAAGAACTTTATTTGCAATAGCTAAGCACTTGtcctcaatatttatcaatgcTTCGTTGTAAATGGCTTCTGTAAATTCTAAGGTCATATTGGCATTTTCAAGGCGTACTCTATGCAAAATATCTTCAGCCATATGCGAACGATATCTTTCCCATAACTCTGTGGGAGATGAAGGAAAGCAAGCGGTCAATATAATCGCAAATAATGCGCGAATTTGGTTTGGATGTGCAGTGTTGCACGCGTCATTGATGCATATGTTCCACTGTTGgtcattttctaataaattCAGAGCTTGACACGTAGCGCGAAAAGTGGCATGTGTGACGCCGTCAACTATTTTTAATTGCTGGAAAGATGTAGGACCAGGCACATTTACCAATAGCATGCGAAGGTAAAAACATTCATCTTGATTGGGATGCACTGTATAAAGTCTACCAATtgtattttctttgaaaatGCCAGGGTGACCGTTGACTGGCTCCCCTCGTTTGCGCCGTACAAATACTTTTCTAGTTACATTCCACGTGTAGTAAGAGGGAACTTCTGAATACATTAGTGTTCTGGCAAAAGCGTCTTCCTGGCATAAGGTGAAAAAAGCAGTCAGAGTTGTACCAGGTGGATTAAGGGCTCTTTCTTGCACATTTGCATCTGTGAAATAAACACGCTGTCCATTTTCTAAATGTACTGCCAAGTGAACCACAGCTGGATTGCGTTCATGCAtgggaaatgaaaaaattcgCCATGCAGCCTCATTGCTGCTTATGTATCTTCCAGCCTGGTATTGAGCAATTTCATCAATATCTCGTACTGCATTATTGTCACAATTATCAGATTGCACACTAAAAACTGCCAtatcgctgcctttatttacATATTTACAGATATATTTAATCGATTTCACAGAATTGCAATATTCTACGTTTATGTGGGCTtggtatgtttttgacagtaaaGGAGAATATGGAACCACCCAACGGTTGTCTACATCAATATCACCATTTCGCATGTGTATAGTTGCCGAATTTCCACCATCTTCAGTTGATCGTCTTCTATACCGAGGATA
It encodes:
- the LOC120350379 gene encoding ATP-dependent DNA helicase pif1-like, which codes for MRVQLQNDPSAEVFSRQLLEIGNGQLPVDETSRQISLPDNFCNLVTSKEELIEKVFPDIQINHRNHDWLSERAILAAKNKDVYQLNNVIQSSIQSDETTYKSIDTVVEADEVVNYPTEFLNSLDLPGIPPHILKLKVGVPIILLRNINQPKLCNGTRLAVKRLMNNVVEATILTGPFKGEDVLIPRIPTIPTDTPFQFKRLQFPIRLAFAITINKAQGQSLELCGLDLDVDCFSHGQLYVACSRVGKPDSLYIYADSGKTKNIVYKQVLQN